A part of Salmo trutta chromosome 15, fSalTru1.1, whole genome shotgun sequence genomic DNA contains:
- the LOC115148356 gene encoding uncharacterized protein LOC115148356 has translation MAEDVLGKSVQQLKKERTTAKSSFTRQANFISRGASSMLQVELKEEFAKLSDCFRKMLDANDDYRIGLEADVTEDEEPGLNEQQEADIDRSVNEGETKLAEIRDIVQTNLWSRYGRSELLVAILEAEKANDKAAYVPVESANLEGYEVHLALLDKRIKEAISAMSSWERWIPVELKDELDGRVKDVRAFYYRLESRRPEFATARTTNERGTGVKLLPQPATSTPIVRIKPISLPIFNGSRREYHRWRKDWESLQQQGEPSGSTEVKKIQLLESVDDKISKDLRLSTYTTADDMFRVLENRYGNKSTIIV, from the coding sequence ATGGCGGAAGATGTCCTGGGGAAGTCGGTCCAGCAGCTCAAAAAGGAGAGGACCACTGCAAAAAGCAGCTTCACCAGACAAGCCAACTTCATTTCAAGAGGAGCAAGCAGCATGCTTCAAGTGGAGTTAAAGGAGGAATTCGCTAAGCTTTCAGATTGTTTCAGAAAGATGCTCGATGCCAACGATGACTACAGGATTGGACTGGAGGCTGACGTGACTGAGGATGAGGAACCAGGTCTTAATGAACAGCAAGAGGCAGATATTGATAGATCTGTAAATGAAGGTGAAACAAAGTTGGCGGAAATAAGAGACATTGTTCAAACAAACCTGTGGTCGAGGTATGGAAGGAGTGAACTTCTTGTGGCAATCCTGGAAGCAGAAAAAGCCAATGATAAAGCGGCTTATGTACCAGTGGAAAGTGCCAATTTAGAGGGCTATGAAGTGCACCTCGCTCTCTTGGACAAGAGGATAAAAGAGGCCATCTCAGCAATGTCATCATGGGAGCGATGGATCCCTGTAGAATTAAAAGACGAATTAGATGGAAGAGTCAAGGACGTAAGAGCATTCTACTACAGGCTTGAGTCAAGGAGACCTGAATTTGCCACTGCACGGACGACCAATGAGCGAGGCACAGGAGTGAAACTACTACCCCAACCGGCAACATCCACACCAATAGTGAGAATCAAGCCAATCTCTCTACCTATCTTCAATGGAAGCAGGAGAGAATATCACAGATGGAGGAAAGACTGGGAAAGCCTGCAACAGCAGGGAGAGCCATCCGGATCAACTGAAGTTAAGAAGATTCAACTCCTGGAGAGTGTGGATGACAAAATCTCAAAAGACCTCAGACTTTCAACCTACACCACTGCCGATGACATGTTCAGAGTGCTGGAGAACAGGTATGGCAACAAGTCAACCATCATAGTGTAA